Genomic window (Helianthus annuus cultivar XRQ/B chromosome 3, HanXRQr2.0-SUNRISE, whole genome shotgun sequence):
ATCTTTGCTTATTCATACTTGGTGCAACATGAAACGGAAACAAAAGACGGTGCACATTCGACTGAATCAAATCTTAGCCTGATTATTATCACACGAATACCTATCGGGAGAGATAAAGGTCTCGACATACTTTTCCCGAATCCAGGGACTTTTTCAACATCATACAATAGTGTCAATGGCCATCCATCCTCCTCAAACAACTCAAAGGATTTGATTATTATTTCACAAAGAAACTGAGAGATACATAGGAGTTTATAGAATTAGAAATTACACTAAAGACCCTTCTAATCTAGTCTGGTGTCactttaattatttattttggtCTGATATTCCCCTGCAAGTTGAGGGCGGGGAACGACCTGCAACTTGGACCTAAGAAACGTGAAGCGCTGTGAAGACAACGGTTTTGTAAACACATTAGCAATCTGGTCGTCTGTTTTAATGAACCTGACTGACAACTTCCCTTTAACAACTTGTTCTCGAACAAAATGAAAATCTACTTCAACATGTTTTGTACGAGCATGAAAGACTGGGATATCTGAGAGGTATGTAGCACCAAGATTATCACACCACAACGTCGGTTTAGTTGATGTAACACCCAGTTCTTGAAGAAGGGATTTAAGCCATATTATTTCAGCAATAACATCAGCAATGGCATTATAATCAGAATCTGTAGAGGACCGAGAGACAGTCTTTTGTTTGCGTGTAGACCACGAAACTAGATTAGAGCCCAAATATATTGCATATCCCCCCGTGGATCGGCGGTCCACCAGGCAACCAGCCTAATCAGAATCAGAGTAAGCTTGAACAAGGGAGCTAGAACCATCATCCCAAAAAGAGTCAGAAAAGGCATTACTGATCGGTGGTTCTTGATGGTTGATGGTGTCGATTGTTGGTGTCGCCTGAGGGATTGAGAAAGAGAGGGGGTTGCGATGGTTGATGGTGTCGCCGGAGGGATTGAGAGAGGGAAAGGGGGGTTGCGATGgtcaggtggtggtggtggctggttgAAATACCCAGTTCCCATTTTTTGAGAAAATTAAGGTCTAGAACCCTAGGGCAGTGGGAAACAGTGGATGTGATGAAATTGGTGGAAGAATTGAATAAAGATGGGATTTTTATTGATGTTTCGATGTCTGTGACGTTGGAATGGGGTGTGAATTGTTGCAGGTTGTTGAAGAGAAATTAGGTTTTGAAATGGGATTGATTTGGAAGAAGAGGgctttgttatgataaataatttttttttcttttatatgtatttttaaaaaaatagggtgaaaagacaattttaccctcatgtgcattgcacatgaccaAATTTGACAGAAAAATCAAACTGGGTTAGGGTTAGAGGACAaaaaacgtgtatgatttgaaaacataaagtacaaagctcgtcaattttgaacataaaggacagtgTCTGAAAAtggatataaagataaaggacaatcttTGAAATTCACTCTAACGCTTGAAATATCCATTCGATATTTACAACATTCCCGCACATCATATTACTAGTTACTTATCTAAAGTTATAAATTACAATATCATTTCACATATAAACTATAAACCACAATgtattttaaatttttcattatTCATCCATTAACTTCCAAATTGAGTTTAAAAAGATAAGATAGGAATCTAGACCATATTAAAGGACCACAGTTTGCAAATTGTTAAAACCAAAAGGACCACTTACACAAGTTCCTTAAAAGATAAAAATACGCGACGAGCCGAGTGAAAGAAATACAGAATCTACACTTTTCATTTCTTCAACctctcttattattattattaatctaaTAATAAAATCTAGATTCTTTTTGCATCTTTTTCCTTACaaatttcctctttttcacacaCAGATCATCACTCCCCTCTTCATATTCACCTTCCAATCTCCATCatcaaaccaaaaaaataaaaaataaaaaaaaaaccgatTAAAAACCGATAAAGTTTTGATGGGTAAATTGATTTCACCACCTGAACTGAATTTGGATTTTGGCTTCATACCCAAATCGATTACTCAATTTTTAGGGGATATGGGTCGAATTGAGAGTGAATCTGAGAAGATATTGAAAGCAGAGGATCTTGTTAGCAGATTAGAATCGGAGGTTAAGAAGATCGATGCGTTTAAACGGGAGCTTCCTCTCTGCATGCTTCTTATGAACGatggtttgtttgttttgtttcagTTCTTTTTTTACAAGTTTGATTgattggtgtttgtttttttttttgatgattttgtgTGATAAACAATGTATATGTTCACTTTGATTGCTTGATTAGACACGGATTGTTGAGATTTTTGATGGTATTTGTAGAATTTAAGTGGTGTTAATATGTCTGCCAAGTGTTCGACAATATGCTTGAATGTGATAAACAATATGTATGCTTACTTTGATAGGTTTATTAGATATTTAGATAGGGACTGTTGAGATTTTTGATGGGATTTGTGGAATTGAGTTATTGAAGTAATTGGGTTATGATGTTAGAGGATGTCTGCCAGGTGTTTGATGATTTGCTTGAATGGTGGTTGAGTTGTTTTTTATTATGTTTTGGTTTCAGCAATTGGTGTATTGAAAGATGAGTTAATGGTGTTGAAGAAATCTGCGAATCAGCCGGTACTTGAAGAGTTCATACCACTTAAGATTAAGAAAACTTGTGATGAAGATCCAAAGGTTGAGACCGATTCCGGTGATAAGAGGAATTGGTTGAGCTCTACTCAGCTATGGAACGCGAATCAAAACCATGTTCCGAAACAGAATTCAGTGGATCAAGCAATTCAAAAggtataaataaaatttaatCATTTGTAAGCAACATTGCAAGTTTGCGACTATTCGTTTATGAAAATTGAATCGGTATGTTTGATTTGGTTATAGATAGCCGGAGAACAACGAAACGCAATGATTGATGATTCGTATCATGGGAGTTTCGCAAAAGAGTTCATCCCCGTTAAGGGATACTCGCGGTTTTCGGTTGGAGATAAAGAGGAAACACCTGTTTCTGGGCTTTCTCTTGTTACTCCTGGAGTCAAGAATCCCGTGAGGGGAAACCATTTTCTCAAGAAACTAGTTGCTGAtagtaatattaataataatctGGGTCCATATTCTATACCGGATGTTAAATCAGATATACCGATTGGTTCACCACAACCGCAGACATCTAGGAAACAAAGAAGGTGCTGGTCAACCGAGTTGCATAGACGTTTTGTCGATGCGCTGCAACAACTTGGTGGTTCAAAAGGTTAGTTCATCATTCAAATGAAATTTCAAGATTTATATTAAATCTTTTTGTTGGTTCAGGAGAATTATAAATTAAGATTGGTTTAAAATTTAAATCGTCTTGCAGTAGCAACGCCCAAGCAGATTAGAGAACTTATGCGTGTAGATGGTCTCACCAATGATGAAGTGAAGAGTCATTTACaggtaatcttttttttttaaacatattttttttgcAGTATTTGTATATGATGTAAAATTCTAGATACTCATATTTTTGTGCTGTTAATTGTAGAAATACCGTCTTCATACAAAACGGTTTCAGTCGTGCAACGCAGACTCGAATTCATCAAATGTTGTTTCGAGAGGTTTATGGGGCCAACCACATGGTTATTATGTCGAAAAGCATATGAATTCTCAATCCGGTTCTCCGGATGGGCCGCTGCTGAACTGCGGTGGAACTTCGACCACTGGCGGCGACAGCATGGATGATGGAGAAGATGAGAAATCTGACAATAATGTATAGATTTTTATATATCTATATAGAAAAATAGTATATTTGAGGGAAGTTACTAATGAATGTGGGAGAGtttataaaagataaaaaaatacaaaaaatatatacaaaaagaGTGAAAATTTTGCAGGATTAGTTGATTTGTTTTACTTATCTTGATCTGAGTTGATACCATTTTCTTAGATTTATGTGAGGAAACATCATGATTCAACAATGCATTATTTAAACATGTTACTCCCAGATGAAATCTTGAATCTTTTGTCTGACTGTACTTGGAGTGATTGATACAACTGGATCTtacaagggtattttggtaatttcacagtGGAAATATGTAATGTGGTGTGTGTAATTATAAGGTTAGTGTGTGTACTAGTATGTAGTAACATGCAAAAGACTGCAAGAGTGAG
Coding sequences:
- the LOC110929378 gene encoding transcription factor HHO6, with protein sequence MGKLISPPELNLDFGFIPKSITQFLGDMGRIESESEKILKAEDLVSRLESEVKKIDAFKRELPLCMLLMNDAIGVLKDELMVLKKSANQPVLEEFIPLKIKKTCDEDPKVETDSGDKRNWLSSTQLWNANQNHVPKQNSVDQAIQKIAGEQRNAMIDDSYHGSFAKEFIPVKGYSRFSVGDKEETPVSGLSLVTPGVKNPVRGNHFLKKLVADSNINNNLGPYSIPDVKSDIPIGSPQPQTSRKQRRCWSTELHRRFVDALQQLGGSKVATPKQIRELMRVDGLTNDEVKSHLQKYRLHTKRFQSCNADSNSSNVVSRGLWGQPHGYYVEKHMNSQSGSPDGPLLNCGGTSTTGGDSMDDGEDEKSDNNV